The Anas acuta chromosome 18, bAnaAcu1.1, whole genome shotgun sequence genome has a segment encoding these proteins:
- the LOC137841832 gene encoding myosin-4-like isoform X1 has translation MTSDAEMAIFGEAAPYLRKSEKERIEDQNRPFDAKTACFVVDEKQMYVKGTIQSREGGKVTVKTCDDITVTVKDDEVFPMNPPKFDKIEDMAMMTHLHEPAVLYNLKERYAVWMIYTYSGLFCVTVNPYKWLPVYSPKVVSGYRGKKRQEAPPHIFSISDNAYQFMLTDHDNQSILITGESGAGKTVNTKRVIQYFATIAVTGEKKKDHQPGKMQGTLEDQIIQANPLLEAFGNAKTVRNDNSSRFGKFIRIHFGTNGKLASADIETYLLEKSRVTFQLPSERSYHIFYQIMSNKKPELIDLLLISTNPYDFAYVSQGEITVASIDDSEELLATDSAVDILGFSPDEKVGIYKLTGAVMHYGNMKFKQKQREEQAEPDSTEVADKAGYLMGLNSADLLKALCYPRVKVGNEYVTKGQNVQQVYNSVGALAKSVYEKMFLWMVTRINQQLDTKQPRQHFIGVLDIAGFEIFDFNSLEQLCINFTNEKLQQFFNHHMFVLEQEEYKKEGIDWEFIDFGMDLAACIELIEKPMGIFSILEEECMFPKATDTSFKNKLYDQHLGKSNNFQKPKPAKGKAEAHFSLVHYAGTVDYNISGWLEKNKDPLNETVVGLYQKSSLKLLSFLYSNYAGAETSDSSGGKKGAKKKGGSFQTVSAVFRENLNKLMTNLRSTHPHFVRCLIPNETKTPGEMDHYLVMHQLRCNGVLEGIRICRKGFPSRILYADFKQRYKILNASAIPEGQFIDSKSASEKLLSSIDVDHNQYRFGHTKVFFKAGLLGLLEEMRDEKLVSLITHTQAMCRGYLMRTEFKKMNERRESIYIIQYNVRAFMNVKHWPWMKLFFKIKPLLKSAESEKEMANMKEEFEKIKEELAKSEAKRKELEEKMVYLLQEKNDLQLQVQSDSENLADAEERCEGLIKSKIQLEAKIKELSERMEDEEETNAELTAKKRKLEDECSELKKDIDDLEQTLARMEKEKHATENKVKNLTEEMTALDENISKLTKEKKALQEVHQQTLDDLQAEEDKVSTLTKTKTKLEQQVDVLEGSLEQEKKLKMDLERAKRKLEGDLKMSQVSIMDLENDKKQMDDRLKKKDFEINQLQSKIEDEQAQSSQLQKKIKELQARIEELEEEVEAERAVYAKTEKQRAELSRELEEISEHLEEAGGATAAQIEMNKKREAEFQKMRRDLEEATLQHEATAAALRKKHADSTAELGEQIDNLQRVKQKLEKEKSELKMEIDDLTSNMESVSKAKSNLEKMCRALEDQFSEVRTKDDEHMWLINDLNTQKTCLQTKNDELTQQLQEKESLISQLTRSKQSFTQQTEELKRQLEEENKAKNALAHALQSACHDCDLLREQYEQEQEAKGELQRALSKANSKVAQWRTKYETHAIQRMEELEEAKKKLAQRLQDSEEQTEAVNSKCASLEKTKQRLQGEVDDLMIDMERLNAACAAFDKKQKNFDKVVAEWKQKYQESQADLEAAQKESCSLSTEIFRMKNAYEEILDQAETVRRENKNLQQEISDLTEQIAEAGKTNHGLEKAKKQTEQEKCDIQAALEEAEASVLNKGSCFGRDHKWRKQNK, from the exons ATGACATCAGATGCAGAGATGGCAATCTTTGGAGAAGCTGCTCCCTATTTACGGAAATCTGAGAAGGAGCGAATTGAAGACCAGAATCGCCCATTTGATGCTAAGACAGCCTGTTTTGTAGTGgatgaaaagcaaatgtatGTGAAAGGTACCATACAGAGTAGAGAAGGTGGTAAAGTCACAGTTAAAACATGTGATGATATA ACTGTAACAGTAAAGGATGATGAAGTCTTTCCCATGAACCCTCCCAAATTTGATAAAATTGAGGACATGGCTATGATGACCCACCTCCACGAACCTGCAGTGCTGTATAACCTCAAAGAGCGTTATGCAGTCTGGATGATCTAT aCCTACTCGGGTCTCTTCTGTGTCACTGTCAACCCCTACAAGTGGCTGCCCGTGTACAGCCCCAAGGTGGTGTCTGGCTACCGAGGCAAAAAGCGCCAGGAGGCCCCTCCGCACATCTTCTCTATCTCTGATAATGCCTATCAGTTCATGCTGACTG ATCATGATAATCAGTCGATCCTTATCAC TGGAGAATCTGGTGCAGGGAAGACTGTGAACACAAAGCGTGTCATCCAGTACTTTGCAACAATTGCAGTTACTGGTGAGAAGAAGAAAGACCATCAACCTGGTAAAATGCAG GGAACCCTGGAGGATCAGATCATCCAGGCCAACCCACTGCTGGAGGCCTTTGGAAATGCTAAGACTGTCAGGAATGATAATTCCTCACGTTTT GGAAAATTCATCCGTATTCACTTTGGAACAAATGGCAAGCTGGCCTCTGCAGATATCGAAACCT ATCTTTTGGAGAAATCCAGAGTGACTTTCCAGCTACCCAGTGAAAGGAGCTATCATATTTTTTACCAGATAATGTCCAATAAGAAGCCAGAGCTCATTG ATCTCCTCCTTATCTCAACCAATCCCTACGACTTTGCCTATGTGAGCCAAGGAGAAATCACTGTTGCCAGCATTGATGACagtgaggagctgctggcaaCGGAT AGTGCCGTGGACATCCTGGGCTTCAGCCCTGATGAGAAGGTGGGGATATACAAGCTGACAGGGGCTGTTATGCACTATGGGAACATGAAGTTCAAGCAGAAGCAGcgggaggagcaggcagagccagaCAGCACAGAAG TTGCTGACAAAGCTGGCTACCTGATGGGTCTGAATTCTGCTGATTTGCTCAAGGCTTTATGCTATCCCAGGGTGAAAGTTGGGAATGAATACGTGACTAAAGGACAAAATGTCCAACAG GTATACAATTCAGTGGGGGCTCTGGCTAAATCAGTCTATGAGAAGATGTTTTTATGGATGGTTACTCGAATCAACCAGCAACTCGATACAAAGCAGCCCAGACAACATTTCATTGGTGTCCTGGACATTGCTGGCTTTGAGATTTTTGAT TTCAACAGCCTGGAGCAGCTGTGCATCAATTTCACCAATGAGAAACTACAGCAGTTCTTCAACCACCACATGtttgtgctggagcaggaggagtacaaaaaggaaggaattgACTGGGAGTTCATTGACTTCGGAATGGACCTGGCTGCCTGCATTGAACTCATTGAAAAG CCCATGGGCATCTTCTCCATCCTGGAAGAGGAGTGCATGTTCCCCAAGGCAACTGACACCTCTTTCAAGAACAAGCTCTATGACCAGCATCTGGGCAAGTCCAACAACTTCCAGAAGCCCAAGCCTGCCAAAGGCAAGGCTGAGGCCCATTTTTCACTTGTGCACTATGCTGGCACAGTGGACTACAACATCTCTGGCTGGCTTGAGAAGAACAAGGATCCCCTGAATGAAACTGTTGTTGGGCTGTACCAGAAATCATCTTTGAAGCTCCTGTCCTTCCTTTACTCTAACTATGCTGGTGCAGAAACAA GTGATAGTAGTGGTGGCAAGAAAGGTGCTAAGAAGAAGGGGGGCTCTTTCCAGACAGTGTCTGCTGTGTTCAGG GAAAATCTAAACAAGCTGATGACTAACCTGAGAAGCACCCATCCTCACTTTGTGCGTTGCTTGATTCCTAATGAGACCAAGACACCTG GTGAAATGGACCATTACTTGGTGATGCATCAGCTGCGGTGCAATGGGGTTCTAGAAGGCATCCGAATTTGCAGGAAGGGGTTTCCAAGCAGAATCCTTTATGCAGACTTTAAGCAACG GTACAAGATTCTTAATGCCTCAGCCATTCCAGAAGGCCAATTCATTGACAGCAAAAGTGCTTCGGAAAAGCTTCTTTCTTCTATTGATGTGGACCACAACCAATACAGATTTGGCCATACCAAG GTGTTCTTCAAAGCGGGTCTCTTAGGACTCCTAGAAGAGATGAGAGATGAGAAGCTTGTGAGCCTCATCACTCATACACAAGCTATGTGCAGAGGGTACCTCATGagaactgaatttaaaaagatgAATGAAAGAAG AGAATCCATTTACATCATTCAATACAATGTTAGAGCATTCATGAATGTTAAACACTGGCCCTGGATGAAGCTGTTCTTCAAGATCAAGCCCTTGCTGAAGAGTGCAGAATCTGAGAAGGAGATGGCAAATATGAAGGAAGAGTTTGAGAAAATCAAGGAAGAGCTTGCAAAGTCTGAGGCaaagaggaaggagctggaggagaaaatggTGTACCTGTTGCAAGAGAAAAAtgacctgcagctgcaggttCAGTCT GATAGTGAAAATCTAGCTGATGCTGAAGAGAGATGTGAAGGTCTCATCAAAAGTAAAATTCAGCTGGAAGCTAAAATTAAAGAACTTAGTGAAAGAATGGAGGATGAAGAGGAAACGAACGCTGAACTGACAGCAAAGAAGAGGAAACTGGAGGATGAGTGCTCTGAGCTGAAGAAAGATATTGATGACCTTGAACAGACTCTGGCCAGaatggaaaaggagaagcaTGCAACAGAGAATAAG GTAAAGAATCTAACTGAAGAGATGACAGCTCtggatgaaaatatttccaaactCACCAAGGAGAAAAAGGCCTTACAGGAGGTACACCAGCAGACACTGGATGACCTGCAAGCTGAGGAAGACAAAGTCAGCACACTCACCAAAACAAAGACCAAACTGGAGCAGCAAGTAGAtgtt CTTGAAGGGTCTCTGGAACAagagaagaaattgaaaatggaCCTTGAGAGAGCAAAGAGAAAACTGGAAGGGGATCTGAAAATGTCTCAGGTTTCCATCATGGATCTGGAAAATGATAAGAAACAGATGGATGACAGGCTAAAAAA AAAAGACTTTGAAATTAACCAGCTCCAAAGTAAAATTGAGGATGAGCAGGCTCAAAGTTCTcagctgcaaaagaaaatcaaggagCTTCAG GCTCGAATCGAGGAATTGGAGGAGGAAGTTGAAGCTGAACGTGCAGTCTATGCAAAGACTGAAAAGCAGCGAGCTGAACTTTCCAGGGAGCTGGAAGAAATCAGCGAGCACCTGGAAGAAGCAGGAGGAGCTACAGCAGCTCAGATTGAGATGAACAAGAAGCGTGAGGCAGAATTTCAGAAGATGCGCCGTGACCTCGAAGAGGCCACGCTGCAGCACGaagccacagctgctgccctgcggAAGAAGCACGCAGACAGCACAGCTGAGCTTGGGGAGCAGATCGACAACCTGCAACGAGTCaagcagaagctggagaaggagaagagtgAGCTGAAGATGGAGATAGATGACTTGACCAGTAACATGGAGTCCGTCTCTAAAGCCAAG AGCAATTTGGAAAAGATGTGCAGAGCTCTTGAAGACCAGTTTAGTGAAGTCAGAACCAAAGATGATGAACATATGTGGCTAATTAATGACctgaacacacagaaaacatgtCTACAGACTAAGAATG ATGAACTAACGCAGCAACTACAGGAGAAGGAGTCATTGATTTCTCAGTTGACTAGAAGCAAACAGTCTTTCACGCAGCAGACAGAAGAGCTAAAGAGGCAactagaggaagaaaataag GCCAAGAATGCCCTAGCCCATGCCTTGCAGTCTGCTTGCCATGACTGTGACTTGCTCCGGGAACAATACGAACAGGAGCAGGAAGCCAAGGGAGAGCTGCAGCGTGCCCTGTCCAAAGCCAACAGCAAAGTGGCCCAGTGGAGAACCAAATATGAGACACATGCTATTCAGCGCATGGAAGAGCTGGAAGAAGCAAA AAAGAAGCTTGCTCAGCGGCTGCAGGATTCAGAGGAGCAGACTGAGGCTGTCAATTCAAAGTGTGCTTCACTGGAGAAGacaaagcagaggctgcagggggaagTGGATGACCTCATGATTGACATGGAGAGGTTGAACGCAGCCTGTGCAGCATTtgataaaaagcagaagaattttGACAAG GTTGTGGCTGAGTGGAAGCAGAAGTACCAGGAGAGTCAGGCTGACCTGGAAGCTGCCCAGAAGGAGTCTTGCTCCCTTAGCACTGAGATATTCCGGATGAAGAATGCCTATGAAGAAATTCTTGACCAGGCAGAGACTGTCAGACGGGAGAATAAGAACCTCCAGC